One stretch of Filifactor alocis ATCC 35896 DNA includes these proteins:
- a CDS encoding RNA polymerase sigma factor → MKKINLRDYYPFYKEDFFIEVEDQIAEILKVFDIQEASYQRYIRRYKAYYSLDVDNGIENSILLTAQTPDEIYERKLTKEQLYRGLNSIPKKQADRIYAHYFLGMSKSEIAKSEQVDERAVRESIERGLKNMAKFLKKVL, encoded by the coding sequence ATGAAAAAGATTAACCTACGAGATTATTACCCGTTCTACAAAGAAGATTTCTTTATCGAGGTGGAGGATCAGATAGCGGAGATTTTAAAAGTGTTTGACATTCAAGAGGCAAGTTATCAGCGATATATTCGCAGATACAAAGCCTATTACTCTCTTGATGTAGATAATGGAATTGAAAATAGTATCTTGCTGACTGCACAGACACCGGATGAGATTTATGAGCGAAAATTGACCAAAGAACAGTTATACCGAGGACTCAACAGCATTCCAAAGAAACAGGCGGATCGCATCTATGCACATTACTTCTTAGGTATGAGTAAAAGCGAAATTGCCAAATCGGAACAGGTCGATGAAAGAGCTGTGAGAGAGTCCATTGAAAGGGGATTAAAGAATATGGCAAAATTTTTGAAAAAAGTTTTGTAA
- a CDS encoding MptD family putative ECF transporter S component has translation MNNDVKKEKLEVKDLILIGVMAILLYACMFVVVLILGMNPVTYLFAPAISGIPAGIVMMLLLSKAPKKGTFFLASTVVAVFFWIMGRLPLDVITMLFCGLIGELLYGALGRKSFRGMAMAHAVYTCGLTLVAFISVVLLKDAFAEAFAMYGESYISKIIELVTPLSLAGLCLLSAFCGIIGAYIGKILLKKHFEKAGVL, from the coding sequence ATGAACAATGATGTAAAAAAAGAAAAATTAGAAGTCAAGGATCTCATCTTGATTGGTGTAATGGCAATTCTGCTTTATGCTTGTATGTTTGTAGTGGTTTTGATTTTAGGCATGAATCCGGTTACTTATTTGTTTGCACCGGCTATTTCAGGAATCCCGGCAGGGATCGTTATGATGTTGCTTTTGTCAAAAGCTCCAAAAAAGGGAACCTTTTTCCTTGCCTCCACAGTAGTTGCTGTATTCTTTTGGATTATGGGGAGACTTCCGTTGGATGTGATTACAATGCTTTTTTGTGGATTGATTGGCGAGCTTCTTTACGGAGCACTGGGTCGGAAAAGTTTTCGAGGGATGGCGATGGCACATGCCGTTTATACTTGCGGGTTGACGCTGGTTGCTTTTATTTCTGTTGTACTTTTGAAAGATGCATTTGCAGAAGCATTTGCCATGTATGGCGAAAGTTATATCAGCAAAATAATCGAATTGGTGACACCACTCAGCCTTGCCGGACTGTGCCTACTTTCTGCGTTCTGTGGTATAATCGGTGCTTATATCGGAAAAATTCTGCTGAAAAAGCATTTTGAAAAAGCTGGCGTCCTTTGA
- a CDS encoding energy-coupling factor transporter transmembrane component T, with amino-acid sequence MFKARKPDPRVWILFTATSSMLAFMMPKRVLFPIYAIGMVLLAALFCLGSKKVALKAALPYIAIIVWELIAEHFKLPIVGATFSMIKIIILLYEPPLLCGLIIAKAIKLSELLTALSNMRLSRKLILPLAVAFRYFPTLKMEVGSIRESLLLRDMKPSFLHPVQSMENYLIPILMRSLKVSDELSQSALCRGYSLAGSRGTLVPVVLRPLDYILFAVIIFWDVLLWIWGGGYIA; translated from the coding sequence ATGTTTAAAGCACGAAAGCCGGATCCCCGCGTATGGATTTTGTTTACTGCTACCTCAAGTATGCTTGCGTTTATGATGCCCAAACGTGTTCTTTTTCCAATTTATGCAATTGGAATGGTATTGTTGGCGGCACTGTTCTGTCTTGGATCCAAAAAAGTTGCATTAAAGGCAGCTCTTCCCTATATAGCAATCATTGTTTGGGAGTTGATTGCAGAACATTTTAAACTACCTATCGTAGGGGCAACTTTCTCCATGATTAAAATAATCATACTTCTGTATGAGCCGCCTCTGTTGTGCGGACTAATCATTGCAAAAGCCATAAAACTGAGCGAATTGCTTACGGCATTATCCAATATGCGACTTTCAAGAAAATTGATTCTGCCGCTTGCCGTGGCATTTCGCTATTTTCCAACTTTGAAAATGGAAGTGGGCAGTATACGAGAAAGTTTACTGCTAAGGGATATGAAGCCCTCTTTTTTGCATCCGGTTCAGTCGATGGAAAACTATTTGATTCCGATTTTGATGCGGAGCTTGAAAGTAAGTGATGAGCTGTCACAGTCGGCACTTTGCAGAGGCTACAGCCTTGCAGGTAGTCGCGGAACACTTGTTCCGGTTGTTTTGCGACCTTTGGACTATATTTTATTTGCAGTCATCATCTTCTGGGATGTTCTACTTTGGATATGGGGAGGTGGTTATATTGCTTGA
- a CDS encoding ABC transporter ATP-binding protein — MLEIKNLSVKYAGAEAESLYQFSLSVKDGECILLTGSSGCGKTTVTRCLNGLLPNFYSCEMQGEIFLNGKEISDLSMKEIASLTGSVFQDPRSQFFTLDVDSEIAFPCENLGLAQAEIQERVLSAASLTGATHLLERKVTELSSGQKQSVAIASACALHPKILVLDEPSANLDKEATERLKQILLNLKSKGTTILISEHKIYWLAGLCDRMIYLENGRKRIELSANEFQCMKIDESRHLGLRCVSPYWKEMKKTVQSDFIEKVKGKQISFHYHKEAPIFNELDFSIPSGEVIGIVGENGIGKSTLARLCVGLEQPQRGDILFNGKKCNKRDRIHKSYYVMQDADYQLFSDSVLGELVAGKEDDKETNEAAIQILDRLGILLYKDRHPGSLSGGEKQRVTIAVALMKDSEIILFDEPTSGLDGRNMLRVSKLLKDLTKQGKTVLVISHDAEFLLETADCLLHLERCRAPTIIPFCKENREQIYQILFSERSKNNEQ, encoded by the coding sequence TTGCTTGAGATAAAGAATTTAAGCGTGAAATACGCTGGGGCGGAAGCAGAAAGCTTATATCAGTTTTCATTGTCCGTAAAAGATGGTGAGTGTATCCTGCTGACAGGTTCTTCTGGCTGTGGGAAAACAACTGTGACACGGTGTCTAAACGGACTTCTTCCAAACTTCTATTCCTGTGAAATGCAGGGAGAAATCTTTCTTAATGGAAAAGAAATTTCTGATCTGAGTATGAAAGAAATTGCATCATTAACAGGTTCCGTTTTTCAAGATCCCAGGTCGCAGTTTTTCACGCTGGATGTAGATTCGGAAATTGCTTTCCCTTGTGAAAATCTCGGACTTGCACAAGCCGAAATTCAGGAAAGGGTATTGTCTGCCGCAAGCCTTACAGGCGCCACGCATTTGTTAGAGAGAAAGGTTACAGAGCTTTCCAGTGGTCAGAAGCAAAGTGTTGCGATTGCCTCCGCTTGTGCACTACATCCAAAAATTCTTGTTCTAGATGAACCGTCAGCAAATCTCGACAAGGAAGCAACCGAACGTCTGAAGCAAATCCTTTTGAATCTGAAAAGTAAAGGTACTACAATCCTTATTTCCGAACATAAGATTTATTGGCTAGCAGGACTTTGTGATCGGATGATATATTTGGAGAACGGAAGAAAACGCATAGAATTGTCCGCAAACGAGTTTCAGTGCATGAAAATCGACGAAAGCAGACACCTTGGATTGCGGTGTGTTTCCCCTTACTGGAAGGAAATGAAAAAAACTGTTCAATCGGATTTTATCGAAAAGGTAAAAGGGAAACAAATTTCATTCCACTATCATAAAGAGGCTCCTATTTTTAATGAACTGGACTTCTCCATACCGTCCGGTGAGGTAATCGGGATTGTTGGGGAAAACGGTATCGGTAAAAGCACCTTGGCAAGGTTATGCGTCGGGCTGGAGCAACCACAAAGAGGCGATATTCTCTTCAATGGAAAAAAATGCAACAAAAGGGATCGAATTCATAAATCGTACTATGTTATGCAGGATGCAGACTATCAGCTTTTCTCTGATAGTGTGTTAGGAGAGCTGGTTGCTGGAAAGGAGGACGACAAAGAGACAAACGAGGCAGCTATACAGATATTGGATCGGCTGGGAATCCTTTTATACAAAGATCGTCATCCGGGGAGCTTATCCGGTGGTGAAAAGCAACGTGTCACTATTGCTGTCGCACTAATGAAAGACTCAGAAATCATACTGTTCGATGAACCTACCAGTGGGTTGGATGGGAGAAATATGTTGCGTGTCTCTAAACTTCTAAAAGACTTGACAAAACAAGGAAAAACCGTATTGGTTATTTCCCACGACGCAGAATTTCTCCTTGAAACCGCTGATTGTTTATTACATCTAGAACGTTGCAGAGCTCCTACCATAATTCCGTTTTGTAAGGAAAATCGAGAGCAGATTTATCAAATTTTATTTTCTGAAAGGAGCAAGAATAATGAACAATGA
- a CDS encoding ABC transporter ATP-binding protein: protein MFKRIKRILQIAGQKKSALITAVLFNILKAFCVGGTYITLLFALNDLISNAFESRKLMIYSGTLATLLILRYMFEYAVNSLQSSAGYEMMCDLRIKETNRLTTLPLGDFQREGVGKLASVFTNDMSFVEMYCISTLSGFVAGLTVVICTSIVMLIADWRLALCAMVGFIPAWFVYRDSRKKFVRYGKHRQTESQNCIGSMLEYLSGMETIRSYQMTNLIFNKMDKDLQRYRDASENYELKVQVPMMWFQLFVRLGMALIFVCGLFFYFAEITSLPVFLFFAIISASYYQPVESMLLDFGTLNLMDISLDHIKELQEKESLPNGDSGTISSCELKAEQVSFTYDNETEYAVEDITSIIPEHSFTALVGSSGSGKTTLLLLLARFWDVKNGTIRIGGTDVRDTPYMELLNHLSVVFQDVYLFSGTVADNIRMGRPNATQEEMIAAAKAACCHDFIMALPEGYNTLVGSGGNTLSGGERQRISIARAILKDAPIILMDEALSSIDSENALEIQKGLDILTKGKTVVMIAHTLSYIRFADQIIVMDNGKIVELGTHDDLLTKEGLYMDMWEKEHTMKRWKLHV from the coding sequence ATGTTTAAGCGAATCAAACGAATTTTACAGATTGCAGGTCAAAAAAAATCTGCATTGATTACAGCTGTGTTATTCAACATATTGAAAGCATTTTGTGTTGGCGGAACCTATATTACACTCCTTTTTGCTTTGAACGATTTGATCTCTAATGCCTTTGAAAGCCGTAAACTTATGATTTACAGTGGAACTTTAGCTACACTGCTAATTTTGCGGTATATGTTTGAGTATGCTGTAAACAGTTTGCAATCTTCGGCGGGTTATGAAATGATGTGTGACCTCCGTATAAAAGAAACAAACCGACTTACAACGCTTCCTTTGGGAGATTTTCAAAGAGAAGGTGTAGGAAAGTTGGCTTCCGTTTTCACAAACGATATGAGCTTTGTAGAGATGTATTGCATCAGTACACTGTCCGGCTTTGTTGCAGGCCTTACCGTTGTAATTTGCACATCCATCGTGATGCTAATTGCGGATTGGCGTCTGGCACTATGCGCAATGGTGGGGTTCATTCCTGCTTGGTTTGTATATCGAGACAGCAGAAAAAAATTTGTTCGTTATGGAAAACATCGACAGACAGAAAGTCAAAACTGTATCGGAAGCATGTTGGAATATCTCTCCGGGATGGAAACAATCCGATCCTACCAAATGACAAACCTCATTTTTAATAAAATGGACAAAGACCTACAAAGATATAGAGATGCTTCGGAGAACTATGAGCTGAAAGTTCAGGTGCCAATGATGTGGTTTCAGCTCTTTGTGCGATTAGGAATGGCGTTAATTTTCGTATGTGGTCTCTTTTTCTACTTTGCAGAGATAACATCTCTCCCTGTATTTTTGTTCTTTGCTATTATCAGTGCAAGTTATTATCAGCCGGTAGAATCGATGCTCCTTGATTTTGGAACTTTAAATCTAATGGACATCAGCTTGGATCATATCAAAGAATTGCAGGAGAAGGAGTCGCTTCCCAACGGAGATAGCGGAACGATATCCTCTTGTGAACTGAAGGCAGAACAAGTTTCTTTCACATATGACAATGAAACGGAATATGCTGTGGAAGACATCACTTCCATAATTCCTGAACACTCGTTTACAGCGCTGGTTGGATCATCTGGAAGTGGTAAAACGACACTTCTTCTTTTACTAGCACGGTTTTGGGATGTGAAAAACGGTACAATTAGAATCGGTGGAACGGATGTTAGAGACACCCCATATATGGAACTGCTGAATCATCTTTCTGTCGTTTTTCAGGATGTTTATCTTTTTTCAGGTACGGTTGCGGATAACATCCGCATGGGAAGACCGAATGCCACGCAGGAGGAAATGATTGCTGCGGCAAAGGCTGCTTGCTGCCACGATTTTATTATGGCATTGCCAGAAGGCTATAATACTTTGGTCGGATCAGGTGGAAACACTTTGTCCGGAGGAGAAAGACAGCGGATATCAATTGCACGAGCTATCTTGAAGGATGCTCCGATTATTTTGATGGACGAGGCGCTTTCCAGTATAGATTCCGAAAACGCTTTGGAAATTCAAAAGGGACTGGACATACTGACAAAAGGAAAAACGGTCGTTATGATTGCTCATACTCTCTCCTACATTCGCTTTGCAGATCAGATCATCGTGATGGACAATGGGAAAATAGTAGAGTTAGGCACTCATGACGACTTGCTGACAAAAGAGGGACTTTATATGGATATGTGGGAAAAAGAACATACAATGAAAAGGTGGAAGCTCCATGTTTAA